One stretch of Chloroflexota bacterium DNA includes these proteins:
- the deoC gene encoding deoxyribose-phosphate aldolase — protein MSAPRHQALGNLLGRVWAVDQVGIEERAAMLARRSIKRESKLWALDLAIRMIDLTTLEGKDTPGKIRALAGKAVRPDPTDPTIPSVAALCVYPNMIGPAKEALRGSTVKVAAVTTYFPSGQAPLTVKLEDVRQALAAGADEIDMVMDRGAYLAGDYGKVYDEIVSVKQACGDTHLKVILETGELETYDNVRRASVLAMAAGADFIKTSTGKIQPASTLPVTLVMLEAIRDFHAQTGRAVGMKPAGGIRTSREAIAYLTVLYETLGPDWMTPDRFRFGASTLLNDVLMQIRKERTGRYSGSDYFTID, from the coding sequence CTGAGTGCCCCCCGTCACCAGGCCCTTGGCAACCTGCTGGGGCGGGTGTGGGCGGTGGACCAGGTGGGGATCGAGGAGCGCGCGGCCATGCTCGCCCGCCGCAGCATCAAGCGCGAGTCCAAGCTGTGGGCGCTCGACCTGGCGATCCGGATGATCGACCTCACCACCCTGGAGGGGAAGGACACGCCCGGCAAGATCCGGGCCCTGGCCGGCAAGGCCGTCCGCCCCGATCCCACCGACCCCACCATTCCATCGGTGGCCGCCCTGTGCGTGTACCCGAACATGATCGGCCCGGCCAAGGAAGCCCTGCGCGGCTCGACTGTCAAGGTCGCCGCGGTGACCACCTACTTCCCCTCCGGCCAGGCGCCGCTGACCGTCAAGCTCGAGGACGTGCGCCAGGCGCTGGCCGCGGGCGCCGATGAGATCGACATGGTCATGGACCGCGGTGCGTACCTGGCCGGCGACTACGGGAAGGTCTACGACGAGATCGTATCGGTCAAGCAGGCGTGCGGGGACACCCACCTCAAGGTCATCCTGGAGACCGGTGAGTTGGAGACCTACGACAACGTGCGCCGGGCATCGGTGCTGGCCATGGCCGCCGGGGCCGATTTCATAAAGACCTCCACCGGCAAGATCCAGCCCGCCTCTACCCTGCCCGTGACGCTGGTCATGCTGGAAGCCATCCGCGACTTCCACGCCCAAACCGGGCGTGCGGTGGGCATGAAGCCGGCCGGCGGGATCCGCACCTCCCGGGAGGCCATCGCCTATCTGACGGTGCTGTACGAGACCCTCGGGCCGGACTGGATGACGCCGGACCGATTCCGGTTCGGTGCGTCAACGCTGCTGAACGACGTGCTGATGCAGATTCGCAAGGAGCGGACCGGGCGCTACAGCGGGAGCGACTACTTCACCATCGACTAG
- the mgtE gene encoding magnesium transporter — translation MSSVETGELLAEVQALIREREEEGVRGLAERIGPPEWADLVPQLEPGEVAVLLQWLPDEEIPALLEELPPVEAARILRTLAEPEAAALLEEMDPDDAADVLENLPSLAMDQILVRMRAEDAAEIRGLAAYPPDSAGGIMTPAFVAVAADATSDQAISAIRRLVDEAETVNYVYVVDAERHLLGVLSLYRLLLSPGETPVSELMAPTTVRVRASADQEAAARLLTDRNLLAIPVVDDEDHLLGIITEDDVADVLQAEATEDIERLGGSQPLNLPYRLASVPLLVRKRVIWLLLLFVAAGYTGTVLQNFQGELTDVVALSFFIPLLIGTGGNIGSQTVTLIVRAMALNEVAMRDIAWIVFKEMRVALVLGGVMAVAAFVRAELLGVSADIGVVVALTIIAICVWAATVAAALPLVLRRLRVDPAVVSAPLITTVVDGTGLIIYFEIARLVLNL, via the coding sequence ATGAGCTCCGTGGAGACCGGCGAGCTGCTCGCCGAGGTGCAGGCTCTCATTCGCGAGCGCGAGGAGGAGGGTGTGCGCGGCCTCGCCGAGCGCATCGGTCCGCCCGAGTGGGCTGACCTGGTCCCCCAGCTGGAACCGGGGGAGGTGGCCGTGCTCCTGCAATGGCTGCCGGACGAGGAAATCCCGGCCCTGCTCGAGGAGCTGCCACCGGTCGAGGCGGCCCGCATCCTGCGGACCCTGGCCGAGCCGGAGGCCGCCGCCCTCCTGGAGGAGATGGACCCCGACGACGCGGCCGACGTCCTGGAGAACCTCCCCTCCCTGGCCATGGACCAGATCCTGGTCCGCATGCGCGCCGAGGATGCGGCCGAGATCCGCGGCCTGGCGGCGTATCCACCCGACAGCGCCGGCGGGATCATGACTCCCGCCTTCGTGGCGGTCGCCGCCGACGCGACCAGCGACCAGGCCATCTCGGCCATTCGTCGCCTGGTGGACGAGGCGGAGACGGTGAACTACGTCTATGTCGTGGACGCCGAACGCCACCTGCTTGGCGTTCTGTCCCTGTATCGGCTCCTCCTGAGCCCCGGCGAGACGCCCGTGAGCGAGCTCATGGCCCCGACCACGGTCCGGGTTCGGGCATCCGCCGACCAGGAGGCTGCGGCCCGGCTGCTGACCGACCGCAACCTGTTGGCCATCCCGGTCGTCGACGATGAGGACCACCTGCTGGGAATCATCACCGAGGACGACGTGGCCGACGTCCTCCAGGCCGAGGCCACCGAGGACATCGAGCGGCTGGGTGGCTCGCAGCCGTTGAACCTGCCCTACCGCCTGGCGAGTGTCCCGCTCCTGGTGCGCAAGCGCGTGATCTGGCTCCTGCTCCTCTTCGTGGCGGCGGGATACACCGGCACCGTGCTCCAGAACTTCCAGGGCGAATTGACCGATGTGGTGGCCCTGAGCTTCTTCATCCCCCTGCTCATCGGCACCGGCGGCAACATCGGCAGCCAGACGGTCACGCTCATCGTGCGGGCCATGGCCCTCAACGAGGTCGCGATGCGCGACATCGCGTGGATCGTCTTCAAGGAGATGCGGGTGGCACTGGTCCTGGGCGGGGTCATGGCCGTGGCCGCGTTCGTGCGGGCCGAGCTGCTGGGGGTGAGCGCCGATATCGGGGTCGTGGTGGCCCTCACGATCATCGCCATCTGCGTGTGGGCGGCGACCGTCGCCGCCGCCCTGCCGCTGGTCCTTCGCCGATTGCGGGTCGATCCAGCGGTCGTCTCGGCGCCGCTGATCACGACCGTGGTGGATGGGACCGGGCTGATCATCTACTTCGAGATCGCCCGCCTGGTGCTCAACCTCTGA
- a CDS encoding tetratricopeptide repeat protein, with product MTAGDPDATIRQRRQLADIAIGQATRGEWPAAVETNQQIIELGGDVDAYNRLGKALSELDRHPEALEAYQAALERERTNRIAERNIERLEALLTAADAARGDRHAARAPAALFIEEMGKTGSARLINLAPAKQLAPLSPGDAIELQAADEELEARVRGLKVGQVEPRVANRLLKLMAKGNRYEAALTTIRDDDLRLIIREVFADPANFGTVSFPGAAAGRTGDVRPYMKGTALRYDDDEESEEPEEEPEEVEELDTSLPELSSEPEEEEELLEET from the coding sequence ATGACCGCCGGGGATCCGGACGCCACCATCCGGCAACGCCGCCAGCTGGCCGACATCGCGATTGGCCAGGCGACGCGCGGCGAGTGGCCGGCTGCGGTCGAGACCAACCAGCAGATCATCGAGCTGGGCGGCGACGTCGACGCCTACAACCGGCTGGGCAAGGCGCTGAGCGAGCTCGACCGCCACCCGGAGGCGCTGGAGGCCTACCAGGCCGCCCTGGAGCGGGAGCGGACCAACCGGATCGCAGAGCGCAACATCGAGCGCCTCGAGGCGTTGCTGACCGCCGCGGATGCCGCCCGCGGCGACCGCCACGCGGCCCGCGCGCCGGCTGCCCTGTTCATCGAGGAGATGGGCAAGACCGGCAGCGCGCGGCTCATCAACTTGGCGCCCGCCAAGCAGCTGGCCCCCCTGTCACCCGGCGACGCGATCGAGCTGCAGGCCGCGGACGAGGAGCTGGAAGCCCGGGTGCGCGGCCTGAAGGTGGGCCAGGTTGAGCCGCGGGTGGCGAATCGGCTCCTGAAGCTGATGGCCAAGGGAAATCGGTATGAGGCGGCCCTGACCACCATCCGCGACGACGACCTCCGCCTCATCATCCGCGAGGTGTTCGCCGACCCGGCGAATTTCGGGACCGTGTCCTTCCCGGGCGCGGCCGCCGGGCGCACGGGTGACGTCCGACCGTACATGAAGGGCACCGCCCTCCGGTACGATGACGACGAAGAGTCGGAGGAGCCCGAAGAGGAGCCGGAGGAGGTCGAGGAGCTCGACACCTCCCTTCCGGAGCTCTCGAGCGAGCCCGAAGAGGAAGAGGAACTGCTCGAAGAGACCTAG
- a CDS encoding CGNR zinc finger domain-containing protein has product MNRTRDFLPEPPSSDLWVRFVNTLAFTHGRPADEVADADALIGWLRKARLLSDRAASAERAHLRDDPDEAARRIERFHDLRDLIRGIATEVTDTDQVGRENVRALNHILRHGLHYHQLEVSTDGTQYGLARVGDRLDQARATIAGTLADFLAGRAARQLRICDNQGCLEIFIDRSPTGRRRWCDMRTCGNQAKAARHRARVREATFPQHFPTAVPHTRIGSIRI; this is encoded by the coding sequence ATGAATCGAACGCGCGACTTCCTGCCCGAACCGCCCTCCAGCGATCTGTGGGTCCGCTTCGTGAACACCCTGGCCTTCACCCACGGCCGGCCGGCGGACGAGGTCGCGGATGCGGACGCCCTCATCGGCTGGCTGCGCAAGGCGCGCCTGCTGTCGGATCGAGCGGCGAGCGCCGAGCGGGCGCACCTGCGGGACGATCCCGACGAGGCCGCGCGCCGGATCGAGCGGTTCCACGACCTGCGCGATCTCATCCGCGGCATCGCGACCGAGGTCACCGATACCGACCAGGTGGGCCGGGAGAACGTGCGGGCCCTGAACCACATCCTGCGCCACGGCCTCCACTATCACCAGCTGGAGGTAAGCACCGATGGGACCCAATACGGGCTGGCACGGGTCGGCGACCGCCTGGACCAGGCCCGGGCCACGATCGCTGGAACCCTGGCCGACTTCTTGGCCGGGCGCGCGGCCCGCCAGCTGAGGATCTGCGACAACCAGGGGTGCCTGGAGATCTTCATCGACCGCTCCCCCACCGGGCGGCGGCGTTGGTGCGACATGCGGACCTGCGGCAACCAGGCCAAGGCCGCCCGTCACCGCGCCCGAGTCCGTGAGGCGACGTTCCCCCAGCACTTCCCGACGGCGGTGCCGCACACTAGAATCGGATCAATCCGCATCTGA
- a CDS encoding methylated-DNA--[protein]-cysteine S-methyltransferase has product MTELERRLARPATPDLDPARVTVELARRADAEGLLDVAWSTLDTPLGPIAVFVTPRGLVRIAYDRENFGAVADEVAERVSPRVLLAPRRTDAVRAQLDAYFAKGRRVFDLPIDWTLVRGFNQGVLRATAAIPYGEVASYGDVASAAGSPRGARAAGNALAGNPIPIVVPCHRVIHADGGLGGYTGGLETKRFLLKLEGARPS; this is encoded by the coding sequence ATGACCGAGCTTGAGCGGCGGCTAGCCCGTCCCGCCACGCCAGACCTGGATCCCGCGCGGGTCACCGTCGAGCTGGCGCGCCGCGCCGATGCGGAGGGGCTGCTCGATGTCGCATGGTCGACCCTCGACACGCCCCTGGGCCCGATCGCGGTATTCGTGACGCCCCGCGGCCTGGTCCGGATTGCCTACGATCGCGAGAATTTTGGCGCGGTGGCGGACGAGGTCGCCGAACGCGTCTCGCCCCGCGTTCTGCTGGCCCCGCGGCGCACCGATGCGGTGCGAGCGCAGCTGGACGCCTATTTCGCAAAGGGGCGGCGGGTATTCGACCTGCCCATCGACTGGACGCTGGTCCGCGGCTTCAACCAGGGTGTGCTGCGCGCCACGGCGGCCATCCCGTACGGGGAGGTCGCGAGCTACGGGGACGTGGCCTCGGCCGCCGGTTCGCCCCGTGGCGCCCGCGCGGCGGGCAACGCCCTGGCCGGAAACCCCATCCCGATCGTCGTGCCCTGCCACCGGGTCATTCACGCCGATGGTGGCCTGGGCGGCTACACCGGCGGCCTGGAGACCAAGCGCTTCCTGCTCAAGCTCGAAGGAGCGCGACCCAGCTAG
- a CDS encoding aldehyde dehydrogenase family protein, producing MATARRPAAQNRTATRRRAARATVLYARAPAPLALRDGAGTAVERLGVRKTYKLFIGGEFPRTESGRSYLVYGARGELLANACRGTRKDIRDAVRAARKAQPEWATKTAFNRGQVLYRIAELMEGRRDQFVADVMAAEGVGKQRARRLVDAAIDRWVWYAGWADKFPQILGNVNPVAGSYFNFSIPEPTGVVGIIAAQDSALLGLVSRLAPVIVSGNAAVVIASQTRPLPAITLSEVIATSDVPGGVVNVITGLRRELVGHLASHMDVNALDGFGLEAAAVTAVEEAATDNVKRFARPPSGGLDGYDWLAPAAQSPYLIGEFVEIKTVWHPIGV from the coding sequence ATGGCCACCGCTCGCCGACCCGCGGCCCAGAATCGCACCGCCACGCGACGCCGCGCGGCCCGCGCTACGGTCCTGTACGCCCGCGCCCCGGCGCCGCTGGCCCTGCGGGACGGGGCCGGGACCGCCGTGGAGCGGCTCGGCGTCCGCAAGACCTACAAGCTCTTCATCGGCGGCGAGTTTCCGCGCACGGAGTCGGGGCGGTCGTACCTGGTCTACGGGGCGCGGGGCGAGCTGTTGGCCAACGCGTGCCGGGGGACGCGCAAGGACATCCGCGACGCGGTGCGGGCCGCACGCAAGGCGCAGCCGGAATGGGCGACCAAGACCGCCTTCAACCGGGGCCAGGTTCTGTACCGAATCGCCGAGCTCATGGAGGGTCGGCGTGACCAGTTCGTGGCCGACGTCATGGCCGCCGAGGGCGTGGGCAAGCAACGCGCGCGGCGCCTGGTGGACGCGGCCATCGACCGCTGGGTGTGGTACGCCGGCTGGGCCGACAAATTCCCGCAGATCCTGGGCAACGTGAACCCGGTCGCCGGGTCGTACTTCAACTTCAGCATCCCCGAGCCCACCGGCGTGGTTGGGATCATCGCGGCCCAGGACTCGGCGCTCCTCGGGCTCGTGAGCCGGCTGGCGCCCGTCATCGTGTCCGGGAACGCGGCGGTCGTCATCGCCAGCCAGACGCGCCCGCTGCCGGCCATTACCCTGTCCGAGGTGATTGCCACCTCCGACGTCCCAGGCGGCGTCGTGAACGTCATCACCGGCTTGCGCCGCGAGCTCGTCGGCCACCTGGCCAGCCACATGGACGTCAACGCCCTGGACGGTTTCGGCCTGGAAGCGGCGGCGGTGACCGCCGTGGAGGAGGCGGCCACCGACAACGTGAAGCGCTTCGCGCGCCCCCCATCAGGCGGACTGGACGGCTACGACTGGCTCGCCCCAGCCGCCCAGTCGCCGTACCTCATCGGCGAGTTCGTCGAGATCAAGACCGTCTGGCATCCCATCGGCGTCTGA
- a CDS encoding sigma-70 family RNA polymerase sigma factor has translation MPHVSPRPRVSRRVSLPPFQRLVDDHATELHRFLVGCVGPDMAEDCLQDTLIAALRAYPRLRHAENLRAWLYTIAHRKATDIIRLRARRPKTVQLNGMGPAEPRTAPAALPDDGLWAAVRALPAKQREAVVHRYVVDLDYRQIAERMGTSSEAARQNVSAGLRRLRIEVDR, from the coding sequence GTGCCTCACGTTTCGCCCCGACCGCGCGTTTCAAGACGTGTGAGCCTGCCGCCGTTCCAGCGCCTGGTCGACGACCACGCCACCGAGCTGCATCGGTTCCTGGTGGGTTGCGTCGGGCCTGACATGGCCGAGGACTGCCTGCAGGACACGCTGATCGCCGCCCTGCGAGCGTACCCACGCCTGCGTCACGCCGAGAACCTTCGTGCGTGGCTGTACACGATCGCGCACCGCAAGGCGACCGACATCATCCGCCTTCGCGCGCGACGACCGAAAACGGTTCAGCTCAATGGGATGGGTCCGGCAGAACCCCGAACAGCGCCCGCCGCACTCCCCGACGATGGGCTGTGGGCCGCGGTCCGGGCGTTGCCCGCCAAGCAGCGCGAGGCCGTGGTGCATCGGTATGTTGTGGACCTCGACTACCGCCAGATCGCCGAACGGATGGGCACCAGCTCCGAAGCAGCCCGACAGAACGTGAGCGCCGGCCTGCGCCGGCTGAGAATTGAGGTAGACCGATGA
- the polX gene encoding DNA polymerase/3'-5' exonuclease PolX: MPRPQAARRSASTGLSNAELAATFREIGDLLDLLDEVPYKAVAYRRVADAIERYPADLAPLVSAGRTPKIPGVGPAIGARLTELGTTGKLEYHQRLREQVPPGLLDVLHISGVGPRTARQLHIELGITSVDELRAAAETGRVREVSGLSARTEQNILEGIARLDRQSDRLLLHEADRLANEILDGLRRVPGVRRLEAAGSLRRRLATIGDLDLLAACDDPAELVRAFEGLSTINRVIASGTDKASVVLAVDGDRQVDLMLCRPEAWGSHLVHFTGSKEHNVTLRARALDRGLSLSEKGFRVVDTGELLLAADEEEVYARLDLPWIAPELREGEGEISAAADGRLPHLVERADIRGDTHTHSSWTDGVDDIATMANAARATGLEYMVLTDHSPSLGVTRGLSPERVAEQRAEIGRLNAELDPFRILHGTEMEIHADGSLDYPDELLAGFDVVVASIHTARSQPTEQLTRRALAAIENPHVDILAHPTGRIVNRRDPVSYDWPQLFEAAARTGTLLEINGSPRLDLDERLARDAARAGVRLTLASDAHRTEELGYLDYAVGVARRAWLEPDQIATTRGAKDLLG, encoded by the coding sequence ATGCCGCGACCCCAGGCCGCTCGGCGTTCGGCGTCCACCGGGCTGTCCAACGCCGAGCTGGCCGCCACCTTTCGCGAGATCGGTGACCTTCTCGACCTCCTCGACGAGGTCCCGTACAAGGCGGTCGCCTACCGTCGGGTGGCCGATGCCATCGAGCGCTATCCAGCCGACCTCGCCCCGCTGGTGTCTGCCGGCCGAACGCCCAAGATCCCGGGCGTGGGCCCGGCCATCGGCGCCCGACTGACCGAGCTGGGCACCACCGGCAAGCTGGAGTACCACCAGCGGCTGCGCGAGCAGGTCCCGCCCGGGCTGCTCGACGTGCTCCACATTAGCGGCGTCGGGCCGCGCACCGCGCGCCAGCTCCACATCGAGCTGGGCATCACCTCGGTCGACGAGCTGCGCGCCGCGGCCGAGACCGGGCGCGTGCGCGAGGTGTCGGGCCTCTCGGCGCGCACCGAGCAGAACATCCTGGAGGGCATCGCGCGGCTCGACCGCCAATCGGATCGGCTGCTGCTGCACGAGGCGGATCGATTGGCCAACGAGATCCTCGACGGCCTCCGGCGCGTGCCGGGCGTCCGGCGCCTGGAGGCCGCCGGCTCGCTTCGCCGGCGCCTGGCGACCATCGGTGACCTGGACTTGCTCGCCGCCTGCGACGACCCGGCCGAGCTGGTGCGCGCCTTCGAAGGCCTGTCCACCATCAACCGCGTGATCGCCTCGGGAACCGATAAGGCGAGCGTCGTGCTCGCCGTCGACGGCGACCGGCAGGTGGATCTCATGCTGTGCCGGCCCGAGGCGTGGGGGTCGCACCTGGTCCACTTCACCGGCAGCAAGGAGCACAACGTCACGCTCCGGGCCCGAGCCCTGGATCGCGGGCTTTCCCTCAGCGAGAAGGGGTTCCGGGTGGTGGACACCGGGGAGCTGCTGCTGGCGGCCGACGAGGAGGAGGTCTACGCCCGACTGGACCTGCCGTGGATCGCCCCCGAGCTGCGCGAGGGTGAGGGCGAGATCAGCGCGGCGGCAGACGGGCGCCTCCCGCACCTGGTCGAACGCGCGGACATCCGCGGCGACACCCACACCCACTCGTCCTGGACCGATGGCGTGGATGACATTGCGACCATGGCCAACGCCGCCCGGGCGACGGGCCTGGAGTACATGGTCCTGACCGATCACTCCCCGTCGCTGGGCGTGACCCGTGGTCTGTCACCCGAACGGGTGGCCGAGCAGCGCGCCGAGATTGGGCGCCTGAACGCGGAGCTGGACCCGTTCCGCATCCTGCACGGCACCGAGATGGAGATCCACGCCGACGGCTCGCTCGACTACCCCGACGAGCTGCTGGCCGGCTTCGATGTCGTGGTGGCAAGCATCCACACCGCCCGCAGCCAGCCCACCGAACAGCTGACCCGGCGCGCCCTGGCCGCCATCGAGAACCCGCACGTCGACATCCTGGCCCACCCGACCGGACGCATCGTGAACCGCCGCGACCCGGTGTCGTACGACTGGCCGCAGCTGTTCGAGGCGGCGGCTCGCACCGGGACCCTGCTCGAGATCAACGGCAGCCCGCGCCTGGACCTCGACGAGCGGCTGGCCCGGGATGCGGCCCGCGCCGGTGTCCGGCTGACGCTGGCCAGCGATGCCCACCGCACCGAGGAGCTCGGGTACCTCGACTACGCCGTCGGCGTGGCGCGCCGAGCGTGGCTGGAACCGGATCAGATCGCCACCACCCGTGGCGCGAAGGACCTGCTCGGATGA
- a CDS encoding aldehyde dehydrogenase family protein: MAARGVPWEYAAAPESTDHIRIEREYGLFINNAFSPARPRATFDVINPATEEVLSKVARASKADVNRAVTAARQAHDTTWSRLPGRERAKYLYRIARIMQERSREFAVVETMNSGKPIKESRDVDVPLAAAHFFYYAGWADKLDYAFPNRRPTSLGVAAQIIPWNFPLLMLAWKIAPALACGNTVILKPASTTPLTAYLFADVVRQAELPPGVVNIITGPGEIGMELVRHPLVDKVAFTGSTAVGKLIGRAIAGTHKKATLELGGKAANIVFDDAPLDQAIEGIINGIYFNQGEVCCAGSRLFVQESVYEPLLDKLKDRLSTLRVGDPLDKNTDVGAINSAGQLAKIAELVESGIAEGAEIFQPDCVLPDKGFFFRPTLFTGVSQSHRIAQEEIFGPVLSVLTFRTPEEAVEKANNTPYGLSAGVWTEKGSRIFKMIGAMKAGVVWANTFNRFDPSSPFGGYKESGYGREGGRHGLAGYLRLDGAA; the protein is encoded by the coding sequence ATGGCCGCCCGAGGCGTGCCGTGGGAGTACGCCGCCGCTCCGGAGTCCACCGACCACATCCGGATCGAGCGCGAGTACGGGCTGTTCATCAACAACGCCTTCTCGCCGGCCCGCCCAAGGGCCACCTTCGACGTCATCAATCCGGCCACCGAAGAGGTCCTGTCCAAGGTCGCGCGGGCCAGCAAGGCGGACGTCAATCGGGCCGTGACCGCCGCACGCCAAGCCCACGACACGACCTGGTCGCGCCTGCCCGGCAGGGAGCGCGCCAAGTACCTCTACCGGATCGCCCGGATCATGCAGGAGCGCTCCCGCGAGTTCGCCGTGGTCGAGACCATGAACTCCGGCAAGCCAATCAAGGAGAGCCGCGACGTCGACGTCCCGTTGGCAGCGGCCCATTTCTTCTACTACGCGGGCTGGGCCGACAAGCTGGACTACGCATTCCCCAACCGTCGCCCGACGTCATTGGGCGTGGCCGCGCAGATCATCCCCTGGAACTTCCCGCTCCTGATGCTGGCCTGGAAGATCGCGCCCGCCCTGGCCTGCGGCAACACGGTCATCCTGAAGCCCGCCTCAACAACCCCGCTTACCGCCTACTTATTTGCCGACGTCGTCCGTCAGGCGGAGCTCCCGCCGGGGGTCGTGAACATCATCACCGGGCCGGGCGAGATTGGGATGGAGCTGGTCCGCCATCCGCTGGTCGACAAGGTCGCGTTCACCGGCTCGACCGCCGTCGGCAAGCTCATCGGCCGCGCCATCGCCGGCACCCACAAGAAGGCGACCCTGGAGCTGGGCGGCAAGGCGGCCAACATCGTGTTCGACGACGCGCCGCTGGACCAGGCCATTGAGGGCATCATCAACGGCATCTACTTCAACCAGGGCGAGGTGTGCTGCGCCGGTTCGCGCCTGTTCGTGCAGGAGTCGGTCTATGAGCCGCTGCTGGACAAGTTGAAGGACCGATTGTCGACGCTCCGCGTCGGCGACCCACTCGACAAGAACACCGATGTCGGGGCCATCAACTCCGCCGGCCAGCTGGCCAAGATCGCGGAGCTGGTGGAATCGGGCATCGCGGAGGGGGCCGAGATCTTCCAGCCCGACTGCGTCCTGCCCGACAAGGGCTTTTTCTTCCGGCCCACCCTCTTCACCGGCGTGTCGCAGAGCCACCGCATCGCGCAGGAGGAGATTTTCGGGCCGGTCCTGTCGGTCCTCACCTTCCGGACCCCGGAGGAGGCGGTCGAAAAGGCGAACAACACCCCCTACGGCCTGTCGGCCGGGGTGTGGACCGAGAAAGGGAGCCGGATCTTCAAGATGATCGGCGCCATGAAGGCCGGGGTGGTGTGGGCCAACACCTTCAACCGCTTCGACCCCTCCTCACCCTTCGGCGGGTACAAGGAGTCCGGCTATGGGCGTGAGGGCGGCCGCCACGGGCTGGCGGGCTACCTGCGCCTGGACGGCGCGGCCTAG
- a CDS encoding helix-turn-helix transcriptional regulator, whose protein sequence is MGGARAEPANAARTRIQHQIQRLGTDARMARVAEGMSQAAVASRARVSQTSVGRLEAGDARLSVMIIGSVFSALGMDLSLRAFPGAGVRLRDSGQIALTEMIRVEAHPSWRLSLEAPVGDQNGQAADVLLLGRSFGIHIELESALVDLQAQLRKGQLKRDGLERRAGIKLAFVMALRESERNRSAVRGVGSVVRAALPASSREVLAALRGGVALNRDGLLWIRPLRSGRGSELRVTGNESEGPNRRDGSHV, encoded by the coding sequence ATGGGTGGTGCCAGGGCAGAGCCGGCCAACGCCGCCCGGACCCGCATTCAGCATCAGATCCAACGACTTGGAACCGATGCGCGGATGGCGCGGGTGGCTGAAGGAATGTCCCAGGCCGCCGTGGCGAGCCGGGCAAGAGTGTCCCAGACCAGTGTGGGGCGACTGGAAGCCGGCGACGCCCGTCTATCGGTCATGATCATTGGGAGCGTGTTCTCCGCCCTCGGGATGGATCTGTCGCTGCGCGCCTTTCCCGGAGCTGGGGTGCGGCTTCGGGATAGCGGCCAGATCGCTCTAACCGAGATGATCCGAGTGGAAGCGCACCCCAGCTGGCGGCTCAGCCTCGAGGCGCCGGTGGGCGATCAGAATGGACAGGCTGCCGACGTTCTGTTGCTTGGGCGCTCGTTCGGCATCCACATCGAGCTCGAATCGGCGCTCGTTGATCTGCAGGCCCAGCTGCGGAAGGGCCAGCTGAAGCGGGACGGGCTGGAGCGCAGGGCCGGCATCAAACTCGCGTTCGTGATGGCTCTTCGCGAGTCCGAACGCAATCGTTCGGCGGTCCGAGGCGTGGGTAGCGTCGTTCGAGCGGCCCTACCCGCGTCATCGCGGGAGGTGTTGGCGGCGCTGCGTGGCGGCGTGGCTCTGAACCGGGATGGGCTGTTGTGGATCCGACCTTTACGTTCGGGCCGCGGATCCGAGTTACGGGTGACTGGCAACGAGAGCGAAGGTCCGAACCGACGTGATGGGAGTCACGTGTGA
- a CDS encoding metal-sensitive transcriptional regulator, with translation MDTRDAAAETEHFRHSYTRDRRELINRLRRIEGQARGLQRLVEDEAYCLDILQQVEAMTAAADQVAMLVLEDHIDGCLTHAIDSGQGEPYVREVMTVVRRAMRRPGRRASRTG, from the coding sequence ATGGACACGCGTGACGCCGCGGCCGAGACCGAGCACTTCCGCCACAGCTACACCCGCGATCGCCGAGAGCTCATCAACCGGCTGCGCCGGATCGAGGGCCAGGCCCGTGGCCTCCAGCGCCTGGTCGAGGACGAGGCCTACTGCCTCGACATCCTCCAGCAGGTCGAGGCCATGACCGCCGCTGCCGACCAGGTCGCGATGCTGGTTCTGGAAGACCACATCGACGGCTGCCTGACGCATGCCATCGACAGCGGGCAGGGCGAGCCGTACGTTCGCGAGGTCATGACGGTCGTCCGGCGCGCCATGCGCCGGCCAGGGCGTCGCGCGAGTCGAACCGGCTGA